DNA from Zingiber officinale cultivar Zhangliang unplaced genomic scaffold, Zo_v1.1 ctg135, whole genome shotgun sequence:
tatatatattttcttacaAAATTATCATCAGGATTAGTTTAACATTGTGAAGCCATGCAATGCAAGTGTGCCTATTCATCTAAAAATAAATTTGTGGATACAGTTTTTTGTTGCACCATTTACATATTCCATCACTACATATGCAGGGAAAAGTAAAGATATTGAGTTGAAAGGTCATACAGACAATGTTGATCAGCTATGCTGGGGACCCTAAGCATCCTGATGTTGTAGCAACTGCAGCAGGGGACAAGACTGTTTGGTTTTGGGATGCTCAGAGTAAATTACTCTTTCTTCGTTAGGCTTCACTTTCTAAAATTCTCTAATTAATAACATGTTAAATGAGTGGGAAAATAAGAAATAGAAGTTTAAGCTCCTGGCTTCTTATGTGTGTCTTTGGCATTGATATCTATTTTCCAAATTGAATGTAGATCTATTCAGATGTAATAATTCATAACAGTTTGTTGGTTACTATGGTTCATTTTGGTCATGTCTGCGTGTATGTGTATGATTAGAGCATTATACAATAGAGTAGTGCTgtcttccttgtttgatgaatatGAAGCTTGGCTATTTGAGATGGATTGAGCAAGTTGTTCATATTGGATTACTAAAGGATGTTGTAGGAATACGGATAAATAGATCATTTATGTTctaatgttttcaaaatattaGGAAAAAAAGTTTGGACTTTATCATGTCTTTTTTTCCTACTACTTTTTTTTATTCATTGGCTAGAAAAGTGTCACAATTATGAGCTTCACTCTTCAAACTAGAGTAGAAATTGCTACAGTGTAGTTGTTTTGTGTTGGTAAATTGGTTGTTACCTTCTTTTTGTCATTTGATGAGTTGCAACTTGCTCCTATCAGCCCTGATTTTTTTATTGTTATAATCAAATGGTGGTGTTTACACACCAGGATTTACTGATTAAGACTCTTggtttttttattgttattatgaGAAGAGGTACCACATGTTTTGAAGGGCACCCATGCCAAATACTCATACTGGGCTGGAACTTAGGAATTTACTAATTGAACTAGAGAGTGCATTTGAACCTATTTGATATTAATTTGATTTAGCTTTTTTATTTGGGATAATTTTGGGGTTTGTACTAAAGCTAATGCCATTTCTCTGGCTTATTATTCCTCGTATTCCAAGAACCTTGTTAGTCTTGGATATTCGAGACTTTTTGTTCTATCTTTATGACCAAATTACTGATAATTGGTTGTCTATTCTATTCAAATATCAACATCTATATTGTCTAAATTTAAATGAATAATATCATTATTTTCATCACCATTTTCCTGTTTTTGTAGAATCCATTCTGATGGTTAAACAATACTGCATAACTAAGTCAATGAATTACTACTCTGTAATTGCAGATATTTCGCGGTTGGAAGTGCAGATTCACTTGTCAGCCTGTGGGGCGTCTCAGATATTTTCTGCATTCGAGCATTCACCGAACTGGAGTAAGAATCAGCAATGGACCAATGCTAACATTTCACAAGAGTTACTTGCATTAGAATTAGATTCTTGAGTGCTACAACCTGTGACATATAGGATTaatagttttataacaaaaaacatTCTACAATGTGAGGATTGACTCATCTTGTGTGTTTTTGAATGTTAAAACTAACTTATATCATGACTATGTGTCTTCAGATGGCCCGTCAGAACTAACTTATATCATGACTATGTGTGTTTTTGTGTAAGATGATTGTTGTTTCGCACAGTTGTTTTGTTGATCTGTTAATATAGTGGTCTTCGATATGGCATTGTTCTTAATCCAGTTGAGTGAGTTTGAATGAGTAGATAAATTTTAGTCTTTGAGATCTCAATTTGAtaaaatttgaatataaattaccTATAATCCATTTCATCCAAACTTGGAAAAGCTTCTGTTGGTTTATAAAAATAGCTGTTGTACCAAGAGAGAGAGAATTTTGAATATCAATATATTTTCATTAAGCACACAAACTATTTGGGAGAAATtctattaatgagataaaaaAAAGATAATGAAATAGATGCTACAAACAAGTTAGAAGATCtcaacataagtttaaaattatgcCAAAGAGATTAAGAAAATCAGAAACAATAGAGTCATTTCGATGGTTTTATTAATACCAATATAACTGAAAGAAACATATGGCTGTTCTTTTTAAAGCAACAAATGAATTATGAACAACAAAATGCAAGAAGCAAATCCCCTTTGAAAATGAACACAAGTTTCTCGATAGCCATCCATGGGCTGCTAAATTCATTTTGAAAGCTTGCCAATAAGCTATGGAGCTGGAGGTTGCGGGCTTTCGATCCTCACGGATACAATCCCTTCCGAGGGATCTGATCGCTGTGCGTCTTGAGAACTCCCGGAGGCTCTCGATGTTACATTACTCTGCATCTGAATCTCACTTtcacctttctttttcttgccaAAGTGTAGGAGTGATGCAAAaccaaaattttcttttcttttcttggcATGTTCTGCTGCCCAGCCGTGTAGTGTAAGTTGCATATTCTCATGAAATATCGATTGCTTGAACATGTCACCCATCTAAACACCAAAGAGTTTCAGTTGTGAATGAGATTACAAGGCAAAACAGGTCTGAGAAGGAGCAACAATTATGATTTGTTTAGTTTACCTGGGAGACAATAGCATATAGAGGAAGAGTGCTGTAGCTGCACAGGACTTGAATGATAACActgaacaaacaaaaaaaatgcaAATGGTTTGAAAAATACAAAGATTTCTCGCGATTGCTTTTGTAGCCACAACAAAGTAAAAAAACAAAGCCCAAGAGTGTAAAATAATTACCCTATTACAAGTCTTGGAATGAGGTAGCCGATACTCTCCATGATGCAGGAGTCGAATCCGTAGGTGGTCTAGATATTTTACAGCCAGTAAGTAACAAGATACGACATCCAAGGAGAATGTTAGAAGATCTGCATGACTGACTCACCCAAATCCAGAAGAAGAAGGCAATCTCGAAAGAGTTTTGGAATAATATGAATTGGATTAGGTAAAGAATGATTCCAGgtttgttgaaccaaaaatgCTCGTCCGATGGCTTCACCCGGTTAACTTCATTCtgattttgaggatacatttctTCGGATAGTTCCATGGCCAGCTTAGTAATTATGTGCTCTAGCTTTGCACCAACAGCAAGTAGAAGCTGTGATTTACCTAACTGACTTTTAGATCACGGAGAAAGGTGGATAGAAACTAAATGAGAACTTAGAATCATGCAAATGCAATTAGTTGATTTCGGTTACGAATTTCCTTAGACAGTGGCATAGTTCAGTGGGCTTACAACAAGCGGCAGGAAAGAGAGCCAGAAGTAGGTGTGCCAACCTGCAACAACAATCTGAATTAGAAGACTATTTTTGATGGTAAAGTGGAATCGAAGGGGTCGCATGGTTTATTTTTTCTATGAATCTATTTTTCATGTTTGGATGAATGGTCTGAGGTGGAATAATCCATTCCAAGGAattattttatttcatttattccTACTTCAAGAGGTGAAAAGCTTCATTCCCCTATTTTCACATGCCAAGTTACGGTAGGTTGGGTAGGCAAGATGGGCTCGACAAGATGGGCAAGCCGAACAGAACAGCTAAACCGATGTGCACAAAAGAACTATTAGAAACAGCATGTTGGGCAAATGGACTAAAAATAGGACGGACACTGCCAAATAATCATATTGACTGGAAGAACTGAACGAATCAAATGGTTCAAATATTGAATGAACCTTTGCACTAATTCTAACATTCCATTATTACAATCAAAGAATAGAATGGATTATAGTCTCTTTTTCATTTTATTCCATTCCTAATCTTATTCTGCTTACTGCATTAAATTATATCAAATACCACATAACCTAAAAAGTTTCACGAATACTATTTTCAATGATGAACCAGAAATTTAAATAAACTTGATACTTTTCTCTAAAGAATTACACAGTTAAATTAGGAGATGGGATTACCTCTTATTCATAACTCAACTGGTCCTTCCATTTTTTTCATAGGAATTGGAAGACACATACAATAATAGAAACGCAAAGCGAAAGTTGACGAGGACTAGCACTTTCAACATACCATGTATATTCAGCAGCAAAAATAGGACAACAAAGAGCCAAAGATACCAACTGCATGAAATCAAGTTTACAATATAACAAGCTAAGTGATGATAGATAACAATTAAAAAACAGGAAAAAATCACAGGAAAGAGAAGTACCTTATGCCAAcaactcttttaaaatcatccTCAAGCGTACGCAACATGTATTTGTGAAAATCATATTGTTTATTAGAAGGACAGTGTCTCTAGAGAAGTCCATCATTGCAGTGTAGCATAATCAATAGATAATATAATGAATAAATGATGCATCTAAAGACAAATACTTACATTGATGAATCCTGCCCTCAATGCTTTATAATCTGATTTTGTTACTGATGCATGAAACTGTTTGAAGAATGAGACCTACAGCCATGTATGTGACGTAAATCCAAGAGTTCAACCACTAAAATAGGACATACCTCTAAGGTTAATGTGTTTGCAATATCAAAGTAGTGATCAAAAGCAATACCATGTTTCAAAAGTTTTACTACTTATAATGAAAGTAAATATCACCTAAAAAAATGAAAGAACTAGAGTTATTTCTTCAAGCTGATTCACCAAAAAATAAATAAGAGCCACAACTTACCATCCAGATTATCACAGCTAAATTTTTCCAACTACTCCTTGCTCGTCCAGTAACAAAATCAGAGTGATGTGCATCGTCAACCTGGTTATTATCTGGCAAAGCAAAGAGATATTGTGTAATTTTCTGCTCCAGATTTATGTGTGTATCTATATGCCTATGCATGGACATTTAGAAGGCTAAACACAGTACTTTTTCCTTGATTGGTTGTTTCTTTTTGAATTGAAACCTCCCAATGTTTCCACTCTCTGATCTGCAAAAGCAGAGAAAGGAGTTGATATATAGTATTAAGATCCAAGCAAGCAAACAAGAACATGAATAAAAGAGAATACTCATGCAATGTAGCATTACCTTAGCTCCTCCCAGTACCATTGTAGAAGCAGAGAACACAACATGTACGACTGCAAGCACGAATATAAAGATATGCAACTGATGCAACGCTTCCAGAGACAGCAATGGAACCTTGCCCTGGGACCAAATAAATCAATTTTCCTAGTTCAGCTTATATTTGAAACCAAGAAGTCAAACTATACTAATCTACATCAAAGAACTAAAGGACCAGGCTCATGTCTTCTAATGCACAAAGGCTTATATCAGCGTAGAAATAAAATAAGGTAAATCTAATTCTATGTAACCTTCCACTAGTAGTTGGGAGGTTTCCATAAGCATACTCTTTCACCAGAGCATGTGTAAATCTGTTTGCTAGTCCTGAATATTTGTTAGGAGCAACTTTCATGACCAGTACATGGAGTTACATATTCCATTCTTTGGCATAACCATTTACAGTGCATAACGTAAAGTTCTTGCTTTATAATATTCTTGCttcgacccgacccaacccgaccccaTCTAACTAACCTGAATTGACACCCCTAGTCATCAGAGAATAAAATGGGGGAATTGTAAATTGATTCTACTTTTTTACTTTTTTCCCGTTTTTATTCTTTCAATAGTAAGCTTTTGTAGGTCATAGTATTTGTTAGGCATCAAGGAAACAATATTGGGGAAAATATACATTGAATCTATGTTTCTACTTTTTGTTTTATTTCATTCAAATTTACACCTTCAATGTCAACATTCATgtgttcatttttttcttttagaCTCCAAATCTTCCATGCTATTGAAGTTAAGAAATGAGCAATTTTGTGCAGCGTATACCTTAGCAGTGCAGTGGGAACTAGAACCACTAGACAAAAGTCTCCGTCCATAATTATAGTCCATCCAAGGATAACTTTCGTGTTCTTTGGCAGAGCTCTCCAATTTACATGGAAGCATGTGATATGAATAACTTCTCGGTATACATATGTTACTAATAAGGTTTTGAAAGACTGTCAACAAAAGGGAGATAAAACCAAGAAGCATTAACTCTGCAAAAGGAAAATGCCACTTAGCCACAATCTTGTTAATTAGACAAAAGATACAGAGTACACACATACACAAAGTAAAAAATTTGTTAAACATTTTGATAGAaaccaaattatatttttagatCCAAAAGCCACTTTTAGTTGCAAGAGTCGAACATTTAGTTGACACAAATCATGAAGAAAGAGCGCAACACTTACCATATAAAACAACATAAAGGAAAAACAATTGCTTCTCACCATATGTTTTAACAACAAACATATAGTTTATGCATTCCTGCGAGGAATCTCAATGAGCACAGTGACATGAAACTTTGATAGTGAAGTATGAATGACtctaactaaataaaaaataaataaaatacagtAAATAGCAAGAAAGAGTACAAAAGTAGCTAATAATCAACTAGCAACCTAATATAAGAAGCTATGAAACAAGAAGCAGTGCAAGAGTACAAAAGATACACATAATCAACTAGCAACCAGCAAAAAAGTGACAAAACAATCAAACATCCACAGCAATAGCAAGAATTTGATGCAAACCTTCTTTCAACTTCTCCAATGCATGAAAGAGTGCATCTTGTTTTTTCCTCTTCAGAGTCTAGAAATCAATTGATAGAACATGAGATCTGACACAATAAtgtaaagaaaaaacaaagaagagaCACCAAAAATCAAATTGTTACAATGTGCAAAGAGTTGTTCTTAGATGGTTAGGTCTTTAGCTCTTAGAAATCAAAAAACAAATATAGTCTATCATCATCTTTTTTTCCTCTTCAAAGTCTAGTAATCAACCAATAAAAGATGAGATTGACGCGACAAAGTATAGAAAAAACAAAGAAGATGCATTCGAAGAGGAACCAATATAGTCTTTGTTTTTCTGATAATGCATATTATGTTTATTCTCATCCTAATGATCATAGGTACCAACTGTAATTTTTCTGCATCTGAAGTTGCTTTTTGGTTTATCATAATGGATTCACTTTTATGGGCAGCCACATAGCCCACCTTCTATGTGGCCTTGAAGAAGACACTTCCAtcctaacaacaacaacaaaaaaaaaaaaggtttgtcCCAAATATTTTGTATTAGCTCATTGGATATTATCCCACCATCAAACTCTATTTAGTGGTATATTATGGTGACAATCTAGCCTGACAAAATTAACAGTTATGATTTATCTGCATAAGGTTGATGACAAGTTTTTGCACTCACTAGAAGGCCTAATGCAaccctccatcttcatcatccaagtTGGGTCAAGCATTGACGTTGTTCAAGACACTGGCACTACCATTACTCGCAAATGATAAACTTGGAGAAAATTCTTCAAACACATTCTTAATATTAATAAAAGTGCTCAAATCAAGAATTAATTTGGAAGTGGAATTAAATGCTGAAAATAATTGTCTAATGGAAAAGGTTTGGTACTGGAGTAATATACAACACAATTAGTTTAGTAGCCATCAAAACTTGTCAAAATTCAGTATGAGTTAGTTTTCATGAATGATTGCAATAGATAATAGTAAAGCAAACAAAAAAGGAGAATTAGCGCAATTAATATTCAAAGAACCAAAGGGAATGAAGGAACCTGAAAATTGTTCAATATAGTTGAATCCAAACAATCCAGGAGGACTCGGACAAATAAGACGTGTTTCGATCAACAAACAACGAAGAAGGGAGAATAAGTAGGATAAACTAAGTGCAAAAAGCGTGCCTTTCCAAGGTAATGCAGCGACCGCTCAACGGCGAGGGAGATGAAGACGATGACAGTACAGACCACTGCGACCACCCAAGTCGGGGTCTGCTCGAGGGTTTCGGTCGTACCATCTCCAGCCATCGCACTCTGCGATCATCCAACCCAGCAAGTCAGCCGCCACCGCCACCTCCGTGCGTCCCATTGCATAAAGACGGAAGCTTTAAGGGGTGAAGCCGGAATCGAGCACGGTAAGGAACGAATCCGCGGTGGGAGGGCAGAATAAAGGGAAGCGGAGGAGTGGAAGGCACTGCGGGAGGATTTCTCAGGGTTTGCGTATGGGACACATGCCAAAGGCTGTCGCCCTCTGTCTTCTTCTCCATGCTAAGCTTAAAGCTCTGCTCCTTCCATAGCCATGAAACTATAACTATGGAAGAGGACGACAAGGAGGAGCAGCCGGTAGAGGGGTTTCAAAAATAAATCAATTCGAGTCGACCTAAAACAAAATTCGAATTCGGATCGAGTATTTTCGATTCAGGTTGGagtattttcaaatatatatatattttttaaattgggTCGGATTCGGATTGATGTAAATATAggatttaataaattttttaggattaaattgaattttattttaaaaattaagatatttgtatgtatattaatattaatgttaATATGATAATGAtcgaatattgagataaaagtgaataattatagaaaaatagtcaaaaaaaaataatttcgttTTGAATCAAATTTACGATTATCTGGGTTGGATTTGAGTTGGTCGGATTCGGATTCGGGTTTAAGAGTTTCGGATTGAATTTGAATTCAGATCGAATTCGGGttggatttttaaaaaaaaattaacttcatcTGAATTGACACCGTGAATAAGAATTGTACATATATCATTGGTTAATATTTTCGCgtatgtaatataatacattgaaatcaaattattcatttataatgaaattatattagttAAAGCATTTTaacattaaaatactaaagtagagtcaAAATCTAGGAtttccctatgaaaaaaattaatttaatttaatattatacttatcttagtaaaaaaactaagaaaaatatattttttaatattgtcggtctaaaatatttatagaagtttttttatcatagtgttatcaattctaagatgtgggactaaagagaactatatttttttatataaaacaactagagaaaattaatgatgagaaaaatgtaTAATAATACGAACTCTAATTACTAATTATTTCGCTTatagaattactaataaatcttgaaattatttttagtgtgaatagaaaaaaaaaagatattaagaTAAATTCATTTTAagcttcaccaaaattaattagtaaaaggtggagatttttaataaaatagtaaaatttattttttttaaataataaataaaagattcaTGAACCACTCAACTTTATAAATTCAAACTTGAGTCTGATTTTAGGGaggaataatttaataaatttatttattaaatatttatcataatttaacATTGACAATCTAACGTAACTCTCTTCCTTTATCTGAACTCAGGACTATTCGAGTAACACTACTTTTGGACTTCTTTAAACTAAAAGGATCTTATGAAACTTTCTCGAGCCTTAAGTTAAAAGTTAAAAGCCTGAATTTCCGAATCGAAATAAAATTCATGCCTTGCTTTCAAAACAATTGTTTGTATCAAAAACAATATAGTAGGAACTAAACATGCCAAATTATTGAGCATATGACTTCCTCAAGCAAGTGCCAACTTATCGATACTGACTATTGTAACTCATGTCATGGAGAAGCCAAAGGCTGGTCTGCAAAAGACTCTTGTGAAGCTACATCCTCCTCTGAAATGACAATGTAGTTCCCTGGAGCTGCTGATCTACCGGTACCGTCTCTCTTTCCATCCCTGCTCATTGATGTAGAGCTGTTGAGGGATGATCGCCGATTAGGAGTTGCATTTCCATTTGCTTGAAGGCCGACGATCTTTCTTGGACCGAGTGGAAGAGCTGGAGTTGGCCTTGAACCAAACACAATTTCTTGTTCAGTGGCTAGTAGCTGTTGCTCGTGAATGCGCTTTTGGTCCTGATATTGAATTAGGAACTTTGTGAGTTTGAATGTTCACATATAAGGATTAGGACAAGACAAAGAGTACCCTCTGCCTTCGTTTCATCGCGTCCCTTTCCTGCCTTAACACGGTGTATTCGTCTAGCATAGCAAGCAGCGAAACTCCATCGTATACGAACAGTATGCCTCGATCATCTTCCCATGCCCGAGTCTTGGCAATCAGCATATCAACAAGAGCTAGACCACCAAATAGTTGTCAGTCTCAGTACCAGAAAAATATTAATGAACAAGAGAACTGGCAAGCTGTTGAAAACAAGAACTATAAATGGATCAGGGTTATGAAACTTGCTATTACCCAATCATACTTATGTGGTTCAGAAACAAATTTCTCATTCCTGTATGTGCAAATCTTGTTTCACAAAATATATTGTATAAAAACATCGAAAAGGGCAACTCCGACAAGGCTGTGCAGAGATACCTGGAGTTTTGTTAACCAACACACGAGCTTTTTCCGCGCGCTTGAGATTTAAATGTGCTCCTCTACTCGAGTTGTATCTGTTCTCATCCCAAAACGGTATGTATGCCCCAGAAGTCAACTACCTCCAATCAACAAAGAATCTTGACCAGAAACCAGGGATATACTAGATTCTATTGTTGGAAATGGACAATAAAGGGTCGAATAGCTGAATATTAATGCGAAGTGTTGAAAGTGGAAGAACATTTACAAGTACCGTATTGTACTCTTCGAGCCAGCTTTCTTCTTGGCGTGCTGAGATCCATTTTTCAACCTTTTCCAAGATTTCCTTTCTGCTGACTCTTTAGCTCTCAGTATCTGATTATCGATTTCTGCTAGTAGTTCGGAAGGTTCGACTGTCCCAGAGTCAACTAAAGCCAATATTTTATCCCTGGCACCCACAGAATCTATCTCTATGTGAGTGCGAGCGTAAATGACTTCGAGTTCAGTTTGTTTCTTGAAAGCTATTTCCGTCATCTTGCTTGCCTTAAGCTGATCTAATCTTTCAACTTCTGCTTCAGCCTTGACACAGTATGAGAGCGAGAAACATAGAAAAACACTGGAAAAAACTGATCTTAATTCTTAAATTTGAAAGGAAAAGTGTCAAAACTCCATCAATGACTAACCTGCTAAATCAAGTCTAGAGCAACAGCTCCGGGAGCAGTAACCTCATCGACTGTGGCAGAGATATTGCAGGTTACATGATCAAACAGACTCTGCTCTTCGGTCGGAGTATCCATAAGGTTCCAAAGATCAGTAAGCTGAGAAGCTAACTCTTGCAGCTGAAAAAGAATTGAGCAGAACTCAGAACTAGCACATGGAAATACATGTATTTGACTGATTTTGTTAGTTGACAAAATGTGTAGTGATATGTTAGGGAAAAAGGACAATACAACTAGAGTAAAATATTCTTAACTAGATTTATCCATGCAAATTGCTCGTTGAATGAACAAAAGTTCATTCAAAGAAACCATTTTATACTCGTTGAGCATTTGGAGTTATTAATACCCTTGAGATGCTTTTTCAACTTCTGAGACAAAAGCTGGATGAATTGTAGGCATGGGAAAAATTAGAAGACAAGGGAGATTGCACCAAACTTATAAGCTAGATAAGAGATGAGAAAGCATGAACGAGAGAGGAgggaaagcatgaccatgcatcaACATCCACTTTATCTGAACGTTCGATCGAAATGGTGCATATTGACAACTACATATTGGCCGTGCATATTCTCACTAGCATAAAACAGGAGATActtgaaggaaaataaaaaccttttGCAGCCTTGTTTTCTTATCCAATTTAAGTGCTAGGACCCTTGCAGACAGCTTGGATAAAGTGATATCACTGATGCTTGTTGATTGTACACCAATGGAATCATTTAGGCTGGGATGAACCTCCATTATGGTACTGAAGAAATCCAAACCCAGAACAGCACAGAGGTCATGCACTGTGCTAACGAGATCAAGGACCTTGTGCAATCTATCACTTTGCAAAGATAGAGATTTAGATGTTAACACATGATTTATACTTGCTGATTAAACTAGGTCGTAATACTAGGATAAGGAACCttttctttctgaagttgttgcagCTGTGCATGGTACTCATCCAGCTTCTTCGATGATAAATCGTCTTCATCCACTCTTGGTGACTCCGTTTGGTCACTAATCTTTAATGTTCCAGTAATTTCTCCTCGAATTTTCTCAATTTCCAATTGCACACAAGCAAATTCTCTTATCCTATCCTTTTTCTTCTTGGACAATTGTTCCAGAAGTGGAGCTATATCTGAAAGTTGCTCTTTGATTGTACCAGAGGACTTGTTAGGCTGACAAGATCAAATAAAAATACTATTACAAAAAACCTAACTGAAAGTAATAATCAACaacaataaatttatattatggtTAATCCTGTAATTTTTAATAAACAACTGATGCATTCCCACAAAACTCCACAACCATGTTTGACTACAACAAGCACATTTCAGCGAAAATTACCATTCGTCAGAAACTCCTTCTACAAAGATGAACTGTGCTTCTAGTCAACACTTTCTATAGACCATGACAAATTGATATATAAAGGTTTCTGAGGTTGAGACAATGGTGatattttgattt
Protein-coding regions in this window:
- the LOC122036235 gene encoding MLO-like protein 13 isoform X2, with product MAGDGTTETLEQTPTWVVAVVCTVIVFISLAVERSLHYLGKTLKRKKQDALFHALEKLKEELMLLGFISLLLTVFQNLISNICIPRSYSYHMLPCKLESSAKEHESYPWMDYNYGRRLLSSGSSSHCTAKGKVPLLSLEALHQLHIFIFVLAVVHVVFSASTMVLGGAKIREWKHWEVSIQKETTNQGKNNNQVDDAHHSDFVTGRARSSWKNLAVIIWMVSFFKQFHASVTKSDYKALRAGFINVGTPTSGSLSCRLFQLGKSQLLLAVGAKLEHIITKLAMELSEEMYPQNQNEVNRVKPSDEHFWFNKPGIILYLIQFILFQNSFEIAFFFWIWTTYGFDSCIMESIGYLIPRLVIGVIIQVLCSYSTLPLYAIVSQMGDMFKQSIFHENMQLTLHGWAAEHAKKRKENFGFASLLHFGKKKKGESEIQMQSNVTSRASGSSQDAQRSDPSEGIVSVRIESPQPPAP
- the LOC122036235 gene encoding MLO-like protein 13 isoform X1, encoding MAGDGTTETLEQTPTWVVAVVCTVIVFISLAVERSLHYLGKTLKRKKQDALFHALEKLKEELMLLGFISLLLTVFQNLISNICIPRSYSYHMLPCKLESSAKEHESYPWMDYNYGRRLLSSGSSSHCTAKGKVPLLSLEALHQLHIFIFVLAVVHVVFSASTMVLGGAKIREWKHWEVSIQKETTNQGKNNNQVDDAHHSDFVTGRARSSWKNLAVIIWMVSFFKQFHASVTKSDYKALRAGFINRHCPSNKQYDFHKYMLRTLEDDFKRVVGISWYLWLFVVLFLLLNIHGWHTYFWLSFLPLVLLLAVGAKLEHIITKLAMELSEEMYPQNQNEVNRVKPSDEHFWFNKPGIILYLIQFILFQNSFEIAFFFWIWTTYGFDSCIMESIGYLIPRLVIGVIIQVLCSYSTLPLYAIVSQMGDMFKQSIFHENMQLTLHGWAAEHAKKRKENFGFASLLHFGKKKKGESEIQMQSNVTSRASGSSQDAQRSDPSEGIVSVRIESPQPPAP
- the LOC122036235 gene encoding MLO-like protein 1 isoform X4, with protein sequence MVLGGAKIREWKHWEVSIQKETTNQGKNNNQVDDAHHSDFVTGRARSSWKNLAVIIWMVSFFKQFHASVTKSDYKALRAGFINRHCPSNKQYDFHKYMLRTLEDDFKRVVGISWYLWLFVVLFLLLNIHGWHTYFWLSFLPLVLLLAVGAKLEHIITKLAMELSEEMYPQNQNEVNRVKPSDEHFWFNKPGIILYLIQFILFQNSFEIAFFFWIWTTYGFDSCIMESIGYLIPRLVIGVIIQVLCSYSTLPLYAIVSQMGDMFKQSIFHENMQLTLHGWAAEHAKKRKENFGFASLLHFGKKKKGESEIQMQSNVTSRASGSSQDAQRSDPSEGIVSVRIESPQPPAP
- the LOC122036235 gene encoding MLO-like protein 13 isoform X3 → MAGDGTTETLEQTPTWVVAVVCTVIVFISLAVERSLHYLGKTLKRKKQDALFHALEKLKEELMLLGFISLLLTVFQNLISNICIPRSYSYHMLPCKLESSAKEHESYPWMDYNYGRRLLSSGSSSHCTAKGKVPLLSLEALHQLHIFIFVLAVVHVVFSASTMVLGGAKIREWKHWEVSIQKETTNQGKNNNQVDDAHHSDFVTGRARSSWKNLAVIIWMVSFFKQFHASVTKSDYKALRAGFINRHCPSNKQYDFHKYMLRTLEDDFKRVVGISWYLWLFVVLFLLLNIHGWHTYFWLSFLPLVLLLAVGAKLEHIITKLAMELSEEMYPQNQNEVNRVKPSDEHFWFNKPGIILYLIQFILFQNSFEIAFFFWIWTTYGFDSCIMESIGYLIPRLVIG